One Brassica napus cultivar Da-Ae chromosome A5, Da-Ae, whole genome shotgun sequence DNA window includes the following coding sequences:
- the LOC125609083 gene encoding probable E3 ubiquitin ligase SUD1 — protein MLMLAALSLFLVSTAFMTLPIVVGRVFSYSISFILRRFGITHDEFAFDHILTGRTDLQLIFTFWTISTLLTPIKCFATNAWRRKFKRIKNVGINKLPSMWMLRDVIGSIINTLLTTLSIPYVLVKSLLPLLGYSQSFNAVIELFIWPASLALIVVWFITKL, from the exons ATGTTGATGCTAGCTGCTTTGAGTTTGTTTCTCGTTAGCACAGCCTTTATGACTTTGCCAATTGTGGTTGGAAGAGTATTCTCTTACTCTATCTCCTTCATCCTGCGAAGATTTGGAATCACACATGACG AATTTGCATTTGATCATATTCTGACGGGAAGAACTGATTTGCAACTAATATTCACCTTCTGGACCATTTCG ACATTGCTCACGCCTATCAAGTGTTTCGCAACCAACGCATGGCGAAGGAAGTTCAAGAGAATCAAGAACGTGGGAATCAATAAGCTTCCTTCAATGTGGATGCTTCGAGATGTGATTGGCTCCATCATAAACACACTTCTAACCACACTATCCATCCCTTACGTGTTGGTGAAGTCTCTGTTACCGTTGCTTGGATATTCCCAAAGCTTCAATGCAGTTATTGAGCTGTTTATCTGGCCAGCATCATTAGCCTTGATTGTGGTTTGGTTCATTACAAAGCTATAA
- the LOC111215745 gene encoding 4'-phosphopantetheinyl transferase gsp-like isoform X2 → MELIRCVAMSSRRMLCLPAPWFEPPLLDTNKEVDPRSLMFKKNVYGKPEVDWQNCKNCNHQPLHFNISHTDSLIACGVTVHVPVGIDVEDKERKIKHDVLAFAKRFYSADEVNFLATIPDPEAQRKEFIKLWTLKEAYVKALGKGFSAAPFNTFTIQSIPGTEEGYSLCKTSEVTADPLEETKKCNGEWKFAPLELADSHYAAVCIEDDQANEGAPMRVIVRKTIPFVEDQLISERIFL, encoded by the exons ATGGAGTTGATCAGATGCGTGGCGATGAGCTCAAGAAGAATGCTTTGCTTGCCCGCACCTTGGTTCGAACCACCGTTGCTAGAT ACAAACAAGGAGGTTGATCCTCGATCCTTGATGTTCAAGAAGAATGTGTATGGGAAGCCTGAG GTAGATTGGCAGAACTGTAAGAACTGCAATCATCAGCCATTGCATTTCAACATCTCCCACACAGATTCTTTAATTGCCTGTGGGGTGACAGTACATGTTCCG GTTGGTATTGATGTTGAAGACAAGGAAAGGAAGATAAAACATGATGTCTTAGCGTTCGCAAAAAGATTTTACTCTGCTGATGAAGTGAACTTTTTGGCAACTATACCGGACCCGGAAGCTCAGAGAAAGGAATTTATTAAGCTATGGACTCTTAAG GAGGCGTATGTGAAAGCATTAGGAAAAGGCTTCTCCGCTGCACCTTTTAATACCTTCACAATCCAGTCTATACCTGGAACAGAGGAAGGCTACAGTCTTTGCAAG ACATCTGAAGTGACAGCCGATCCACTGGAGGAGACAAAGAAATGCAACGGAGAATGGAAGTTTGCCCCTTTGGAGCTGGCAGATTCTCATTATGCTGCAGTCTGTATTGAAGATGATCAAGCTAACGAAG gaGCTCCTATGAGGGTGATTGTTCGGAAAACCATCCCCTTTGTAGAAGACCAACTTATTTCTGAAAGAATATTTTTGTAG
- the LOC111197803 gene encoding transcription factor MYB65 isoform X1 — MSYTAESDDDGMHSPAGDSIGYGCKSRGKGSVLKKGPWTSTEDGILINYVRKHGEGNWNAVQKYTSLARCGKSCRLRWANHLRPNLKKGAFSQEEERLIVQMHAKMGNKWAQMAEHLPGRTDNEIKNYWNTRIKRRHRAGLPLYPPELHVEDLQWSEEYITSNVTRVNRRRHHQDILQLGNSKADVLFDDLNFATSLLPGASDVLDMFTCNMLGTGASSSPYESYMPPILPSPKQLRESGSLFPICSSNIKQEFHSPEPFQNPRSCSISPCDVGHHSPYGNQRPSDVMISDSHAFTDGMLLTSKPLFGAVKLELPSFQYSETSGFDQWKTTPSPPHSDPLDSVDAYIQSPPPLEIEKDESNCFSSCDTGLLDMLLPNAKIKTSAKRSLALPEIPIPTQLSAGENSPDSAGNVVKTEELDQVWEPKRVDITRPDVLLASSWLDQQGCFGIVRDSSNMSDALALLLGGEDIENTYVTVGSSSSGQAQQGVESCTWTNMPPVWSL; from the exons ATGAGTTACACGGCTGAGAGTGATGATGATGGTATGCACTCACCAGCTGGTGATAGTATTGGTTATGGATGCAAGAGCCGAGGGAAAGGAAGTGTTCTGAAGAAAGGACCGTGGACTTCGACGGAAGACGGGATTTTGATTAATTATGTGAGGAAGCATGGAGAGGGGAACTGGAACGCTGTGCAGAAATACACGAGCCTGGCTCGTTGTGGGAAAAGCTGTCGTCTCAGGTGGGCTAATCATCTTAGGCCGAACTTGAAGAAAGGAGCGTTTAGCCAGGAAGAGGAACGGCTCATTGTTCAGATGCATGCCAAGATGGGGAATAAATGGGCACAGATGGCTGAACAT TTGCCTGGTCGAACAGATAATGAGATAAAGAATTATTGGAACACTCGTATCAAGAGGCGACATCGAGCAGGCTTACCACTTTACCCTCCTGAACTCCACGTTGAAGACCTGCAGTGGAGCGAGGAGTATATCACGAGCAATGTCACCAGGGTGAATAGAAGAAGACATCATCAAGATATCTTGCAGTTGGGGAATTCCAAAGCAGATGTCTTGTTTGACGATCTTAATTTTGCTACCAGCTTGTTACCTGGAGCTTCTGACGTATTAGATATGTTCACATGCAACATGTTAGGAACTGGTGCAAGTAGTTCCCCGTACGAAAGCTACATGCCACCAATACTGCCTTCCCCAAAGCAGCTCCGAGAATCTGGATCTCTGTTTCCCATCTGCAGCAGTAACATAAAGCAAGAGTTCCACTCTCCAGAACCTTTTCAGAATCCCAGATCTTGCAGTATCTCGCCTTGTGATGTTGGTCATCATTCTCCTTACGGAAACCAACGTCCATCTGATGTGATGATTTCAGATAGCCATGCCTTTACGGATGGCATGCTTCTTACTTCTAAGCCCTTGTTTGGGGCAGTGAAGCTGGAGCTCCCTTCATTCCAATATTCAGAGACTAGTGGATTTGATCAGTGGAAGACGACACCGTCACCTCCACACTCAGATCCTCTTGACTCTGTTGATGCTTATATTCAATCTCCGCCACCGTTGGAGATAGAGAAAGACGAGTCAAACTGTTTCTCGTCATGCGACACTGGTCTACTAGATATGTTACTTCCCAATGCCAAGATCAAAACTAGTGCAAAGCGTAGTTTGGCTCTCCCCGAGATTCCAATCCCCACGCAACTTAGTGCGGGTGAAAATTCACCAG ATTCTGCAGGGAACGTTGTGAAGACAGAAGAGTTGGATCAGGTTTGGGAACCAAAGAGAGTTGATATAACACGGCCTGATGTTTTACTTGCATCGAGCTGGCTAGACCAACAAGGCTGTTTCGGGATTGTTAGAGACTCGAGCAACATGAGTGATGCACTTGCGCTTCTTCTCGGTGGTGAAGACATTGAAAACACGTACGTTACCGTTGGGTCATCATCATCAGGTCAAGCACAACAAGGAGTTGAGTCTTGCACATGGACTAATATGCCTCCTGTTTGGTCCTTATAA
- the LOC106345512 gene encoding glycerol-3-phosphate acyltransferase 5, which produces MEQARTSSDSVVSEFEGTILKNQDPFSYFMLVAFEASGLIRFAVLLFLWPVITLLHVFSYKNAALKLMIFVSTVGLREPEIESVARAVLPKFYMDDVSMDTWKVFSSCKKKVVVTRMPRVMVEMFSKEHLIADEVIGSELIVNRFGFVTGLIRETDINQSVFSRVADLLVDGRPRIGLARPGKTISTTFLSLCEEHIHAPIPESYHHHTQQLELRPLPVIFHDGRLVKRPTPATALLILIWIPFGIILAATRIFLGSILPLWATPYVSKIFGGQIIVKGKPPQAPAPGHSGVLFVCTHRTLMDPVVLSYVLGRSIPAVTYSISRLSEILSPIPTVRLTRIRDVDAAKIKQQLSKGDLVVCPEGTTCREPFLLRFSALFAELTDRIVPVAMNYRVGFFHATTARGWKGLDPIFFFMNPRPVYEVTFLNQLPMEATCSSGKSPHDVANYVQRILAATLGFECTNFTRKDKYRVLAGNDGTVSYLSFLDQLKKVVSTFEPFLH; this is translated from the exons ATGGAGCAAGCAAGAACGAGTTCGGATTCTGTGGTGTCAGAATTTGAAGGGACAATACTAAAGAACCAAGATCCATTCTCTTACTTCATGCTAGTTGCCTTCGAAGCATCTGGTCTTATTCGTTTTGCCGTCTTGCTATTTCTTTGGCCCGTAATCACACTCCTTCACGTTTTCAGCTACAAAAACGCCGCCCTCAAGCTCATGATCTTTGTATCCACGGTTGGTTTACGTGAACCGGAGATTGAATCGGTGGCTAGAGCCGTCCTGCCGAAGTTTTACATGGATGACGTAAGTATGGACACATGGAAGGTTTTCAGCTCGTGCAAGAAGAAAGTCGTGGTGACTAGAATGCCTAGAGTTATGGTGGAGATGTTCTCAAAGGAGCATCTTATAGCCGATGAGGTCATTGGTTCAGAGCTGATCGTGAACCGGTTTGGCTTTGTCACCGGTTTGATACGTGAAACCGATATCAATCAATCTGTTTTCAGCCGTGTCGCTGATTTGCTAGTCGATGGAAGGCCTCGTATAGGTCTTGCGAGACCGGGCAAGACGATTTCTACAACTTTCTTATCGTTATGTGAG GAGCATATTCATGCACCAATTCCGGAGAGCTACCACCACCACACCCAACAACTTGAGCTACGGCCACTTCCCGTGATCTTTCACGACGGACGCCTTGTGAAGCGGCCGACTCCAGCCACCGCTCTCCTCATCCTCATTTGGATCCCATTCGGAATCATTCTCGCCGCCACCAGGATCTTTCTTGGATCCATCCTCCCACTGTGGGCAACACCGTACGTCTCTAAGATATTCGGCGGCCAGATCATCGTTAAAGGCAAGCCTCCTCAGGCACCAGCGCCCGGACACTCCGGCGTTCTCTTTGTGTGCACACACAGAACCCTAATGGACCCGGTGGTATTATCTTACGTGCTCGGACGCAGCATACCAGCTGTTACTTACTCTATCTCACGCTTATCCGAGATCTTATCTCCCATCCCAACCGTCCGGTTAACAAGAATCCGAGACGTAGACGCCGCAAAGATCAAGCAGCAGTTGTCTAAAGGCGATCTAGTTGTTTGTCCCGAGGGAACCACTTGTCGTGAACCGTTCTTGCTAAGGTTTAGCGCGCTTTTCGCTGAGTTAACGGATAGGATTGTTCCGGTTGCTATGAACTATAGAGTTGGATTCTTCCACGCGACCACGGCGAGAGGGTGGAAAGGTTTGGATCCTATTTTCTTCTTTATGAACCCGAGGCCGGTTTACGAGGTTACGTTCTTGAACCAGCTTCCTATGGAGGCTACGTGTTCGTCAGGGAAGAGTCCGCATGACGTGGCGAACTATGTTCAGAGGATCTTGGCCGCTACGTTAGGGTTCGAGTGCACTAACTTCACGAGGAAGGATAAGTATAGGGTTCTTGCGGGGAACGATGGAACGGTGTCGTATTTATCGTTTCTTGACCAGTTGAAGAAGGTGGTGAGCACTTTCGAGCCGTTTCTCCATTGA
- the LOC111197803 gene encoding transcription factor MYB65 isoform X2 — MSYTAESDDDGMHSPAGDSIGYGCKSRGKGSVLKKGPWTSTEDGILINYVRKHGEGNWNAVQKYTSLARCGKSCRLRWANHLRPNLKKGAFSQEEERLIVQMHAKMGNKWAQMAEHLPGRTDNEIKNYWNTRIKRRHRAGLPLYPPELHVEDLQWSEEYITSNVTRVNRRRHHQDILQLGNSKADVLFDDLNFATSLLPGASDVLDMFTCNMLGTGASSSPYESYMPPILPSPKQLRESGSLFPICSSNIKQEFHSPEPFQNPRSCSISPCDVGHHSPYGNQRPSDVMISDSHAFTDGMLLTSKPLFGAVKLELPSFQYSETSGFDQWKTTPSPPHSDPLDSVDAYIQSPPPLEIEKDESNCFSSCDTGLLDMLLPNAKIKTSAKRSLALPEIPIPTQLSAGENSPGNVVKTEELDQVWEPKRVDITRPDVLLASSWLDQQGCFGIVRDSSNMSDALALLLGGEDIENTYVTVGSSSSGQAQQGVESCTWTNMPPVWSL, encoded by the exons ATGAGTTACACGGCTGAGAGTGATGATGATGGTATGCACTCACCAGCTGGTGATAGTATTGGTTATGGATGCAAGAGCCGAGGGAAAGGAAGTGTTCTGAAGAAAGGACCGTGGACTTCGACGGAAGACGGGATTTTGATTAATTATGTGAGGAAGCATGGAGAGGGGAACTGGAACGCTGTGCAGAAATACACGAGCCTGGCTCGTTGTGGGAAAAGCTGTCGTCTCAGGTGGGCTAATCATCTTAGGCCGAACTTGAAGAAAGGAGCGTTTAGCCAGGAAGAGGAACGGCTCATTGTTCAGATGCATGCCAAGATGGGGAATAAATGGGCACAGATGGCTGAACAT TTGCCTGGTCGAACAGATAATGAGATAAAGAATTATTGGAACACTCGTATCAAGAGGCGACATCGAGCAGGCTTACCACTTTACCCTCCTGAACTCCACGTTGAAGACCTGCAGTGGAGCGAGGAGTATATCACGAGCAATGTCACCAGGGTGAATAGAAGAAGACATCATCAAGATATCTTGCAGTTGGGGAATTCCAAAGCAGATGTCTTGTTTGACGATCTTAATTTTGCTACCAGCTTGTTACCTGGAGCTTCTGACGTATTAGATATGTTCACATGCAACATGTTAGGAACTGGTGCAAGTAGTTCCCCGTACGAAAGCTACATGCCACCAATACTGCCTTCCCCAAAGCAGCTCCGAGAATCTGGATCTCTGTTTCCCATCTGCAGCAGTAACATAAAGCAAGAGTTCCACTCTCCAGAACCTTTTCAGAATCCCAGATCTTGCAGTATCTCGCCTTGTGATGTTGGTCATCATTCTCCTTACGGAAACCAACGTCCATCTGATGTGATGATTTCAGATAGCCATGCCTTTACGGATGGCATGCTTCTTACTTCTAAGCCCTTGTTTGGGGCAGTGAAGCTGGAGCTCCCTTCATTCCAATATTCAGAGACTAGTGGATTTGATCAGTGGAAGACGACACCGTCACCTCCACACTCAGATCCTCTTGACTCTGTTGATGCTTATATTCAATCTCCGCCACCGTTGGAGATAGAGAAAGACGAGTCAAACTGTTTCTCGTCATGCGACACTGGTCTACTAGATATGTTACTTCCCAATGCCAAGATCAAAACTAGTGCAAAGCGTAGTTTGGCTCTCCCCGAGATTCCAATCCCCACGCAACTTAGTGCGGGTGAAAATTCACCAG GGAACGTTGTGAAGACAGAAGAGTTGGATCAGGTTTGGGAACCAAAGAGAGTTGATATAACACGGCCTGATGTTTTACTTGCATCGAGCTGGCTAGACCAACAAGGCTGTTTCGGGATTGTTAGAGACTCGAGCAACATGAGTGATGCACTTGCGCTTCTTCTCGGTGGTGAAGACATTGAAAACACGTACGTTACCGTTGGGTCATCATCATCAGGTCAAGCACAACAAGGAGTTGAGTCTTGCACATGGACTAATATGCCTCCTGTTTGGTCCTTATAA
- the LOC111215745 gene encoding 4'-phosphopantetheinyl transferase gsp-like isoform X1: protein MRISVMSQMQRSFSIDLPSLIPLQLPSRRETHLWYVIPDEVKSTSLLKRYSQLLAQTEKDGVDQMRGDELKKNALLARTLVRTTVARYQTNKEVDPRSLMFKKNVYGKPEVDWQNCKNCNHQPLHFNISHTDSLIACGVTVHVPVGIDVEDKERKIKHDVLAFAKRFYSADEVNFLATIPDPEAQRKEFIKLWTLKEAYVKALGKGFSAAPFNTFTIQSIPGTEEGYSLCKTSEVTADPLEETKKCNGEWKFAPLELADSHYAAVCIEDDQANEGAPMRVIVRKTIPFVEDQLISERIFL, encoded by the exons ATGAGAATCAGTGTCATGTCCCAAATGCAGCGAAGCTTCTCGATCGATTTGCCTTCACTGATTCCTCTGCAACTTCCATCTCGTAG GGAGACTCACCTATGGTATGTTATACCAGATGAAGTGAAAAGCACATCTCTTTTGAAACGCTACTCTCAGCTTCTCGCACAAACTGAGAAAGATGGAGTTGATCAGATGCGTGGCGATGAGCTCAAGAAGAATGCTTTGCTTGCCCGCACCTTGGTTCGAACCACCGTTGCTAGAT ATCAGACAAACAAGGAGGTTGATCCTCGATCCTTGATGTTCAAGAAGAATGTGTATGGGAAGCCTGAG GTAGATTGGCAGAACTGTAAGAACTGCAATCATCAGCCATTGCATTTCAACATCTCCCACACAGATTCTTTAATTGCCTGTGGGGTGACAGTACATGTTCCG GTTGGTATTGATGTTGAAGACAAGGAAAGGAAGATAAAACATGATGTCTTAGCGTTCGCAAAAAGATTTTACTCTGCTGATGAAGTGAACTTTTTGGCAACTATACCGGACCCGGAAGCTCAGAGAAAGGAATTTATTAAGCTATGGACTCTTAAG GAGGCGTATGTGAAAGCATTAGGAAAAGGCTTCTCCGCTGCACCTTTTAATACCTTCACAATCCAGTCTATACCTGGAACAGAGGAAGGCTACAGTCTTTGCAAG ACATCTGAAGTGACAGCCGATCCACTGGAGGAGACAAAGAAATGCAACGGAGAATGGAAGTTTGCCCCTTTGGAGCTGGCAGATTCTCATTATGCTGCAGTCTGTATTGAAGATGATCAAGCTAACGAAG gaGCTCCTATGAGGGTGATTGTTCGGAAAACCATCCCCTTTGTAGAAGACCAACTTATTTCTGAAAGAATATTTTTGTAG
- the LOC106452526 gene encoding putative pentatricopeptide repeat-containing protein At3g11460, mitochondrial yields MATGRSIVRRVASTPWNARLRELASQSLFSESISLYRSMLRSGSSPDAFSYPFTLKSCAALSLPVSGQQLHCHVIREGCVAEPFVITALISMYCKCGLVEDARKVFDENTQSHQLGVCYNALISGYTANAKVADAACLFRTMKERCVSVDSVTMLGLVPVCTVPDYVWFGMSLHGECVKLGIDSELAVLNSFITMYMKCGSVESGRRLFDGVPVKGLITWNAVMSGCAQNGLAYDVLEIYEEMKSYGVRPDPVTLVSVLSSCAHLGAQRIGQEVEKLVEANGFVSNVFVCNALISMYARCGNLAKARGVFDVMPVRSLVSWTAMIGCYGMHGMAETAVKLFDDMIKSGIRPDKTVFVMVLSTCSHSGLTEKGLELFDAMKREYKLEPGPEHYACVVDLLGRAGRIDEAMGFIESMPIEPDGAVWGALLGACKIHKNVDMAEIAFAKVIEFEPMNIGYYVLMSNIYTDSKNQEGIWRIRVMMRERGFKKEPGYSYVEHMGRVHLFLAGDRSHEQTEEVYRMLDELEASVMEIEGNTECDRCGEVSSSTREHSERLAVAFAILNTSPGAEILVIKNLRVCEDCHVFIKMVSKVVDRRFVVRDASRFHYFEDGLCSCKDYW; encoded by the coding sequence ATGGCAACCGGAAGAAGCATCGTGCGGCGAGTGGCTTCGACGCCATGGAACGCGCGTCTGAGAGAGCTCGCTTCCCAATCATTATTCTCCGAATCGATCTCTCTCTACCGGTCAATGCTCCGCTCAGGCTCCTCTCCAGACGCATTCTCTTACCCTTTCACTCTCAAGTCATGCGCCGCGCTTTCTCTCCCTGTCTCCGGCCAGCAGCTCCATTGCCACGTCATCAGAGAAGGCTGCGTCGCCGAGCCGTTCGTGATCACCGCTCTTATCTCGATGTACTGTAAATGCGGTTTAGTAGAGGACGCACGCAAAGTGTTCGACGAAAATACTCAGTCGCATCAGCTCGGAGTTTGTTACAACGCTTTGATATCTGGATACACGGCGAATGCGAAGGTAGCTGATGCCGCGTGTCTGTTTCGGACAATGAAGGAGAGATGTGTTTCGGTTGATTCAGTTACGATGCTGGGGCTTGTCCCTGTCTGCACGGTTCCTGATTACGTCTGGTTCGGGATGTCTCTTCACGGAGAATGCGTTAAATTAGGTATAGATTCTGAGTTAGCTGTTTTGAATAGCTTTATTACAATGTACATGAAGTGCGGATCGGTGGAGTCTGGTAGGAGGTTGTTTGATGGAGTTCCCGTGAAGGGTTTGATTACATGGAACGCTGTGATGTCTGGATGTGCGCAGAACGGATTGGCTTACGATGTTTTGGAGATTTACGAGGAGATGAAATCTTACGGTGTTCGTCCTGATCCTGTTACGTTGGTTAGTGTTTTGTCGTCTTGTGCTCATCTTGGAGCTCAGAGGATTGGTCAGGAGGTGGAGAAGTTAGTTGAGGCGAATGGGTTTGTGTCTAATGTGTTTGTTTGCAATGCGTTGATTAGTATGTATGCTAGATGCGGTAACTTGGCAAAGGCGCGGGGTGTTTTCGACGTGATGCCTGTGAGAAGCTTAGTTTCGTGGACGGCAATGATTGGTTGTTATGGGATGCATGGAATGGCTGAGACTGCGGTTAAGCTTTTCGATGATATGATCAAAAGTGGGATAAGACCCGACAAGACGGTCTTTGTGATGGTTTTGTCTACGTGCAGCCATTCAGGGCTGACGGAGAAAGGTTTGGAGTTGTTTGATGCGATGAAGAGAGAGTATAAGCTGGAGCCTGGTCCTGAACACTACGCTTGCGTAGTTGATCTACTCGGGAGAGCTGGTCGAATAGATGAAGCCATGGGGTTTATAGAGTCAATGCCTATTGAACCGGATGGTGCTGTTTGGGGCGCTCTATTAGGTGCCTGTAAAATCCACAAGAATGTGGATATGGCAGAGATAGCTTTTGCAAAGGTGATTGAGTTTGAACCGATGAACATTGGCTACTATGTGTTGATGTCGAATATATATACGGACTCAAAGAATCAAGAAGGAATCTGGAGAATACGGGTgatgatgagagagagaggattcaAGAAAGAGCCTGGGTATAGTTACGTGGAACACATGGGAAGAGTTCATTTGTTCTTGGCTGGCGATAGAAGTCATGAGCAAACAGAGGAAGTCTATAGAATGCTGGATGAGTTAGAGGCTTCTGTTATGGAGATTGAGGGAAACACAGAATGTGATAGATGCGGAGAGGTTTCTAGCAGTACGCGTGAGCACAGCGAGAGGTTAGCAGTAGCGTTTGCGATCCTCAACACTAGTCCAGGGGCAGAGATTCTTGTGATAAAGAACCTGAGGGTTTGTGAAGATTGTCATGTGTTCATCAAGATGGTTAGCAAGGTTGTAGATCGTAGGTTTGTTGTAAGAGATGCATCACGGTTCCACTATTTCGAAGACGGGTTATGCTCGTGCAAGGATTACTGGTGA
- the LOC106452528 gene encoding dnaJ homolog subfamily C member 2, with the protein MPSVRSDSSIKLLITYSEELVDGKPLYASSNSLPVKALNREPAGHAFHSAALKLHGCAEEPTDSEGDDKKAGGDDKEKEYVPSFNSYSNKGKKKSGTQQQDHYALLGLSNLRYLATEDQIRKSYREAALKHHPDKMASLLLAEETEEAKEAKKEEIESRFKAIQEAYEVLMDPLKRRIFDSTDEFDDEVPTDCAPQDFFKVFGPAFKRNARWSVNQRIPDLGDENTKLKEVDRFYNFWYAFKSWREFPDEEEHDLEQADSREERRWMEKENARATAKARKEEHARIRTLVDNAYRKDPRIVKRKEEEKAEKQQKKDAKLMAKKKQEEEAAIAAAEEKKRKEEEEKRVVESAQQQKKAKEKEKKLIRKERNRLRALSAPVVAQRLLDISEEDIESLCMTLNIEELQSLCDKMGNKEGVELAKVIKDGSRDQEANSKEKESEKPNGGGAERVSVLESTQKKQPWSKEEIDMLRKGMIKYPKGTSRRWEVISEYIGTGRSVEEILKATKTVLLQKPDSAKAFDSFLEKRKPTATIASPLSTREELGESLPAGATTKVKPPVKETVVVGQSSESNGEASGSSVDTDGWSSVQERALVQALKTFPKETSQRWERVAAAVPGKTVIQCKKKFAELKEIIRSKKTAV; encoded by the coding sequence ATGCCGAGCGTTAGAAGCGACTCTTCCATTAAGCTACTAATCACATACTCCGAGGAGCTTGTGGATGGAAAACCCTTGTACGCTTCTTCCAACTCTCTTCCCGTGAAGGCTCTAAACCGCGAGCCTGCGGGTCACGCCTTCCACTCCGCTGCTCTCAAACTCCACGGATGCGCAGAGGAGCCCACAGACAGCGAAGGCGATGACAAGAAAGCCGGAGGAGACGATAAAGAGAAGGAATACGTTCCTTCCTTCAACTCATACTCCAACAAAGGAAAGAAGAAGTCCGGTACTCAACAGCAAGACCACTATGCGCTCTTGGGGCTGAGCAACTTGAGGTACCTCGCAACAGAGGATCAGATCAGGAAAAGCTACCGCGAAGCTGCGTTGAAGCACCATCCTGATAAGATGGCTAGTCTCCTTCTTGCGGAGGAGACAGAAGAAGCCAAGGAGGCGAAAAAAGAGGAGATAGAGTCTCGCTTCAAGGCGATCCAAGAGGCTTACGAGGTGCTGATGGATCCGTTAAAGAGGAGAATCTTCGACTCCACTGATGAGTTTGATGACGAGGTCCCCACGGACTGCGCGCCGCAGGACTTTTTCAAGGTGTTCGGTCCAGCTTTCAAGAGGAACGCTAGGTGGTCTGTGAACCAGCGTATACCTGATTTGGGAGACGAGAACACGAAGCTCAAGGAGGTTGATAGGTTCTACAACTTCTGGTACGCGTTCAAGAGCTGGAGGGAGTTTCCTGATGAAGAGGAGCATGATCTTGAACAAGCGGACTCGCGCGAggagaggaggtggatggagaaGGAGAACGCTAGAGCAACGGCAAAGGCTAGGAAGGAGGAGCACGCTAGGATCAGGACTCTCGTCGACAATGCGTATAGGAAGGATCCGAGGATTGTTAAAaggaaagaagaggagaaggctGAGAAGCAGCAGAAGAAAGACGCGAAGCTTATGGCTAAGAAGAAGCAGGAGGAGGAAGCTGCTATCGCCGCTGCGGAAGAGAAGAAGcgaaaggaagaagaggagaagcgaGTGGTGGAGTCTGCGCAGCAGCAGAAGAAGGctaaggagaaggagaagaagctcaTACGCAAAGAGCGTAACCGTCTTAGAGCCCTCTCAGCTCCTGTGGTGGCTCAGCGTCTGCTTGACATCTCAGAGGAAGATATAGAGAGTCTTTGCATGACGCTTAACATCGAGGAGTTGCAGAGTCTATGCGATAAGATGGGAAACAAAGAAGGGGTGGAGTTGGCTAAAGTGATAAAAGATGGTAGTAGAGACCAAGAAGCCAACTctaaagagaaagaaagtgaGAAACCCAACGGTGGCGGGGCAGAAAGAGTTTCTGTGTTGGAGAGCACTCAGAAGAAACAGCCGTGGAGCAAGGAAGAGATTGACATGCTGAGAAAAGGAATGATCAAATATCCAAAGGGGACGTCTCGGAGATGGGAAGTTATATCAGAGTACATCGGTACAGGAAGATCAGTTGAGGAGATTCTTAAAGCAACTAAGACCGTTCTTCTCCAAAAACCAGATTCCGCCAAAGCGTTTGATTCCTTCCTCGAGAAGAGGAAACCGACCGCTACAATAGCTTCCCCTCTCTCTACAAGAGAGGAGCTCGGAGAGTCTCTGCCGGCAGGAGCAACAACAAAGGTGAAACCACCTGTTAAAGAGACTGTTGTTGTTGGTCAAAGCTCAGAGAGCAATGGTGAAGCAAGTGGAAGTTCAGTGGACACAGATGGTTGGTCTTCTGTGCAAGAAAGAGCTTTGGTTCAGGCTTTGAAGACATTCCCTAAAGAGACAAGCCAAAGATGGGAGAGAGTAGCTGCTGCTGTTCCTGGGAAGACTGTGATTCAGTGCAAGAAGAAGTTTGCAGAGCTCAAGGAAATCATCAGAAGCAAGAAAACTGCAGTCTAA